From Thermoanaerobaculia bacterium, a single genomic window includes:
- a CDS encoding histidine triad nucleotide-binding protein, translating into MHDCIFCKILSGEIPSSPVYEDDQVIAFRDIHPQAPVHILVVPRAHIPYPSSIRREHESLAGHMVAVAGEIAQKEGFEETGYRLVMNHRESAGQSVFHIHLHILAGRPFAWPPG; encoded by the coding sequence ATGCATGACTGTATATTCTGTAAAATTCTTTCCGGAGAGATCCCGTCTTCACCTGTGTATGAGGACGATCAGGTTATCGCCTTTCGTGATATTCACCCCCAGGCTCCCGTTCATATCCTCGTAGTTCCCAGAGCTCACATTCCCTATCCTTCCTCGATCCGGAGGGAACACGAATCGCTGGCCGGTCACATGGTGGCTGTGGCCGGGGAAATTGCACAAAAGGAAGGATTTGAAGAAACGGGATACAGACTGGTCATGAACCACCGTGAATCTGCGGGACAATCGGTTTTTCACATCCACCTCCATATCCTTGCCGGACGTCCTTTCGCCTGGCCTCCCGGGTAG
- a CDS encoding lytic transglycosylase domain-containing protein yields the protein MTLCLLFITSAYLLVAGVEDWEAFDQAYRLVKEGHPEGWETLRAMQDQTGEIGEVVSWLLFQNAREQGDRLLALHYGRKILKTAAPGGIIEEVVDFELQCHHEVGSYREALSLYDTYRTRLSSSYQRKFRTREALYRYRINDHAYRRLLRTILRSGSDREKLDIFLLFKGYEKLFSTDDLIRILEGSVALQQWDVHDQVREIVTGRRLNSSQSRTVQYLDGRRAFRLDQFTEALKFFNTVAGNSSGSLREQALYQAARCHLFLRQNGEADRLLRSVRVSLSDVALYTRGRIAILEREESRLDQILPRIQSRKLKSSLLLLQSVARIREGDTTSSRKILLSLSPGLERDYWIWKSEPGGPPPNLGTSIFSYMVNEGRSVKPVSVTRICPKPESFEPHTFVEYLFSRDYFRLVLPYSDRLSSGWDLNARCQRAEIFMKAGLPNRAISLFWKESQEYSRRPPQTWPDDLRRFSYPRAYLDEVQRSAVRWRIPPNLLLAVIRQESLFQQSIHSPAGAWGLMQILPVTAKKLGGESVDLRDPKVNIEYGARYLARLYDTYGRWDHVVAAYNAGEAAVNLWVESLGPAGIDYFYTFVPYRETKSYLDKVFSGWLVYESVGKTDSTSVSGSAGVSR from the coding sequence ATGACACTCTGCCTTCTTTTTATTACCAGCGCATACCTCCTGGTTGCGGGTGTGGAGGACTGGGAAGCCTTTGATCAGGCCTATCGTCTCGTAAAGGAGGGACATCCGGAGGGATGGGAGACTCTGCGGGCTATGCAGGATCAGACGGGCGAGATCGGGGAAGTCGTTTCCTGGCTTCTTTTTCAGAACGCGCGGGAGCAGGGGGATCGTCTCCTTGCGCTTCACTACGGAAGAAAAATTTTGAAAACCGCCGCCCCGGGTGGGATTATTGAAGAAGTGGTGGACTTTGAACTTCAGTGCCACCATGAAGTGGGTAGTTACAGGGAAGCCCTGTCTCTCTATGATACCTACCGAACCCGTCTCTCCTCTTCCTATCAGCGCAAGTTTCGGACCAGGGAAGCTCTCTATCGTTATCGTATCAATGACCACGCATACCGCCGACTGTTGAGGACCATTCTCCGGTCGGGTTCCGACCGGGAGAAGCTGGACATTTTTCTGTTGTTCAAAGGGTATGAAAAACTCTTTTCTACCGACGACCTGATCCGCATTCTGGAAGGTTCGGTAGCCCTTCAGCAATGGGATGTCCACGACCAGGTCAGGGAAATTGTCACCGGCAGGAGGCTGAACTCATCCCAGTCCCGAACGGTTCAATATCTTGACGGTCGCCGTGCCTTCAGGCTGGATCAATTTACGGAGGCTCTCAAATTTTTCAACACGGTGGCCGGGAACAGTTCGGGTTCCCTGCGTGAACAGGCCCTCTACCAGGCGGCTCGATGCCATCTCTTTCTGCGGCAGAATGGGGAGGCTGACCGGCTTCTTCGTTCCGTGCGAGTAAGTCTCTCCGATGTGGCCCTTTATACCCGCGGAAGAATTGCGATCCTGGAAAGAGAGGAAAGTCGCCTGGATCAGATACTTCCCAGAATCCAATCCCGAAAACTAAAAAGCAGTCTTTTGCTTCTTCAGAGTGTGGCGCGAATTCGGGAGGGCGATACGACATCCTCACGAAAGATACTCCTGTCCCTGTCTCCGGGTCTGGAACGCGATTACTGGATCTGGAAGAGTGAGCCGGGCGGTCCTCCTCCCAATCTGGGAACCTCCATCTTTTCGTATATGGTAAATGAGGGAAGGTCAGTCAAACCGGTATCGGTAACCCGGATCTGTCCAAAGCCTGAGTCTTTTGAACCCCACACTTTTGTTGAATACCTTTTCTCCCGTGACTATTTCCGTCTGGTTCTTCCCTACTCGGACAGATTGTCCAGTGGGTGGGACCTGAATGCCCGATGTCAACGGGCCGAAATATTCATGAAGGCGGGTCTGCCCAACCGTGCCATTTCTCTTTTCTGGAAAGAGAGTCAGGAATATTCACGACGCCCGCCACAGACATGGCCCGATGATCTGCGCAGGTTTTCCTATCCCCGTGCCTATCTGGATGAGGTTCAGAGGTCCGCGGTTCGATGGAGAATTCCGCCCAACCTGCTCCTTGCCGTGATACGGCAGGAGAGTCTTTTCCAGCAATCTATTCATTCTCCCGCCGGAGCCTGGGGTCTAATGCAGATTTTACCCGTCACAGCGAAAAAGCTGGGAGGAGAATCCGTCGATCTCAGGGATCCGAAAGTCAATATCGAATATGGGGCCCGCTATCTTGCCCGGCTTTATGATACATACGGAAGATGGGATCATGTCGTAGCGGCCTACAATGCCGGGGAAGCTGCCGTGAATCTCTGGGTTGAAAGCCTGGGACCTGCCGGAATTGACTATTTCTACACCTTTGTCCCGTACCGTGAGACAAAATCCTATCTGGATAAGGTTTTCAGCGGATGGCTGGTTTATGAGTCCGTGGGGAAAACTGATTCTACTTCCGTCTCTGGCTCCGCCGGGGTTTCCAGGTAG
- a CDS encoding sialidase family protein: protein MRYGFLILLTLSAITLGIVLTSPLPTMDGGARPPLVKLERDYEPDNIYFDPAWRILPQSWRPYITRTEPAEFQNLIADETPCREVQTTSSEADIVGEGTMQNEVSLAVSGSTIVVTYNDDNEINSANSVSGFSVSTDGGKTFTDRGAIMPSNDYFGGGDPMIVADPYDPNHFIYLQLTYNVQLRPDTYSPSSIVLHHSYDGGQTFLPENSIDVLQGKRHPDKPSEPAVSGKGFHDKEWMSYDPVNNTVIISWSYFYQQLDGTDEAFPAILVSRDGGYTFDDPVNPLPQGQWGGLVATATGPNGELYVVFNDFQTSRLLFTRSLDGGTTWEGPFQATGIFQQPGYFGRCGYYFRIVLKGNIRITSIPSMAVDPVTGEIYVVYNYMPDSDNSDAQYTYDPNTDYSNIAFIRSSDQGATWSSPVTINDDTTLTDQFMPWVASAGDGNVAVMFYDRRNDPTNTLMHVYLARSFDGGRTWLRNQPVTCQAFPPAADAGCYMGDYNQMVVTEDGYHMAWGDNRNLQGGVPNADVFWAKVKIRPHVRPFNFSD, encoded by the coding sequence ATGCGCTATGGTTTTCTTATCCTGCTCACCCTTTCCGCCATTACCCTCGGCATCGTTTTAACCAGCCCCCTTCCCACAATGGACGGAGGCGCACGGCCTCCTCTGGTTAAGCTGGAGCGTGATTACGAACCGGACAATATCTATTTCGATCCGGCCTGGAGAATTCTTCCCCAGAGCTGGCGTCCCTACATTACACGCACGGAACCGGCAGAGTTTCAGAACCTCATTGCTGACGAAACCCCCTGCAGGGAAGTGCAAACCACCTCATCCGAAGCCGATATCGTGGGAGAGGGGACGATGCAGAACGAAGTTTCCCTTGCCGTGAGCGGCTCCACTATCGTTGTCACGTACAACGACGATAACGAAATCAACAGCGCCAATTCGGTCAGCGGTTTTTCTGTTTCCACGGACGGAGGAAAGACCTTCACCGATCGTGGGGCCATCATGCCGTCCAATGATTATTTCGGCGGAGGCGATCCGATGATCGTTGCGGACCCGTACGATCCGAACCATTTCATCTATCTCCAGCTGACCTACAATGTCCAGCTGAGGCCCGACACCTACTCCCCTTCCTCCATCGTCCTTCATCATTCCTATGACGGAGGGCAGACCTTTCTGCCTGAAAATTCCATCGATGTTCTCCAGGGAAAACGTCATCCCGACAAACCCAGTGAACCCGCCGTCAGCGGAAAGGGTTTCCATGATAAAGAGTGGATGAGTTATGACCCTGTAAACAATACCGTCATCATTTCATGGTCGTACTTTTACCAGCAGCTTGATGGAACGGATGAAGCCTTTCCCGCGATTTTAGTCTCACGGGACGGAGGGTACACGTTCGATGATCCTGTCAACCCCCTCCCTCAGGGCCAGTGGGGCGGCCTTGTCGCAACAGCGACGGGCCCCAATGGAGAACTTTATGTAGTGTTCAACGATTTTCAGACCAGCCGTCTCCTCTTTACCCGATCTCTCGACGGAGGTACCACGTGGGAAGGCCCCTTCCAGGCCACCGGGATCTTTCAGCAGCCGGGATATTTTGGGCGCTGCGGTTACTACTTCCGAATCGTATTAAAGGGGAATATCCGCATCACCTCGATCCCCTCTATGGCCGTAGATCCGGTAACGGGGGAAATCTACGTTGTGTACAATTACATGCCGGATTCAGACAACAGTGATGCCCAGTACACCTATGATCCCAATACGGACTACTCCAATATCGCCTTTATCCGCTCTTCCGATCAGGGAGCGACCTGGAGCAGCCCTGTCACGATAAACGACGATACTACGTTGACGGACCAGTTTATGCCGTGGGTTGCTTCGGCTGGAGATGGGAATGTCGCCGTCATGTTTTATGATCGCCGGAACGATCCGACCAACACCCTCATGCATGTTTATCTGGCACGATCCTTTGACGGAGGCAGGACCTGGCTGAGGAACCAGCCCGTAACCTGCCAGGCTTTTCCTCCGGCAGCCGATGCCGGCTGTTATATGGGAGATTACAACCAGATGGTTGTGACAGAAGATGGCTACCATATGGCATGGGGGGACAACCGGAACCTTCAGGGCGGGGTTCCCAACGCTGATGTCTTCTGGGCAAAAGTGAAAATCCGCCCCCACGTCCGGCCCTTTAATTTTTCGGATTGA
- a CDS encoding class I SAM-dependent methyltransferase, whose translation MKSSPPGLSGFLSGWVKRKRMVRALPLINPEDFVLDLGCGLGEIVPLLPEGVNYMGVDRDSYMVEHNREVYPGFSFLLSDLASDPFPEGPWTVILCLAVLEHLDDPLSFLKKCKPCMKEGGRVIITTPHPRTRLLHGWMSKMRLLSRHADEDHETFLHRPVLEKMAREAGYAVQEYTPFLMGMNQFIVLKNSTPKNSPD comes from the coding sequence ATGAAATCATCACCCCCGGGGTTGTCGGGATTTCTATCGGGCTGGGTCAAGCGAAAGAGAATGGTGCGAGCCCTGCCCCTGATTAATCCGGAAGATTTTGTCCTGGACCTGGGATGTGGTCTGGGAGAGATCGTACCCCTCCTCCCGGAAGGCGTGAACTATATGGGAGTGGATCGTGATTCTTACATGGTTGAACACAATCGGGAGGTCTACCCTGGATTTTCCTTTCTTCTGTCAGATCTTGCGTCTGACCCTTTCCCGGAAGGACCCTGGACCGTAATTCTCTGTCTGGCCGTCCTGGAGCATCTGGATGATCCCCTTTCCTTTTTGAAAAAATGTAAACCCTGTATGAAAGAAGGGGGGAGGGTCATCATAACGACACCCCATCCCCGGACACGTCTGCTCCATGGCTGGATGTCGAAGATGAGGCTTCTATCCAGACACGCGGACGAAGACCATGAGACCTTTTTACATCGGCCGGTTCTGGAAAAAATGGCACGGGAGGCCGGGTATGCCGTTCAGGAATATACGCCGTTCCTGATGGGAATGAATCAATTT